The following proteins are co-located in the Streptomyces sp. NBC_01198 genome:
- a CDS encoding spermidine synthase, whose translation MPVVRTVDFGTARLLPDIDRERAWLLTVDEAPQSYVDLDDPAHLEFEYVRRIAYAVAAAFPAGEPLRAVHLGGGAMTLARWLAADRPGSAQQVVEADLRLAALVAEVLPLPDPSVTVHTADARGWLAAAGTATADLVVADVFGGSRAPAALTSVEFVREALRVLRPDGVYLANVADAAPFTFLRSQLATLRAALAYDGADGGDLCLLAEPGVLRGRRFGNAVLVASRRPLPVQALSRLCAADAFPARVVHGAALSRLTGGADPVDDASATASPRPPEGAFTVG comes from the coding sequence GTGCCGGTGGTCCGTACGGTGGACTTCGGGACGGCCAGGCTGCTCCCCGACATCGACCGCGAGCGGGCCTGGCTGCTCACCGTCGACGAAGCGCCGCAGTCGTACGTGGACCTCGACGACCCGGCGCACCTGGAGTTCGAGTACGTACGGCGTATCGCCTACGCCGTCGCGGCCGCCTTCCCCGCGGGCGAACCGTTGCGGGCGGTGCACCTCGGGGGAGGGGCGATGACGCTGGCCCGCTGGCTCGCCGCCGACCGGCCGGGGTCGGCCCAGCAGGTGGTGGAGGCCGATCTGCGGCTGGCCGCGCTGGTCGCCGAGGTGCTGCCGCTGCCCGATCCCTCGGTGACCGTGCACACCGCCGACGCGCGGGGCTGGCTCGCGGCGGCAGGCACCGCCACCGCGGACCTGGTGGTGGCGGACGTCTTCGGCGGCTCCCGGGCGCCCGCGGCGCTGACGTCGGTGGAGTTCGTCCGCGAGGCGCTGCGCGTGCTGCGCCCCGACGGCGTCTACCTGGCCAATGTCGCCGACGCTGCGCCGTTCACCTTCCTGCGCTCGCAACTGGCCACGCTGCGGGCCGCGTTGGCGTACGACGGCGCCGATGGCGGTGACCTGTGCCTGCTGGCGGAGCCGGGGGTTTTGCGCGGCCGCCGCTTCGGCAACGCCGTGCTGGTCGCAAGCCGCCGCCCGCTGCCGGTCCAGGCGCTGTCCCGGCTGTGCGCCGCGGACGCCTTCCCGGCGCGCGTCGTCCACGGGGCCGCGCTGTCCCGGCTCACCGGCGGCGCCGACCCGGTCGACGACGCCTCGGCGACAGCCTCACCGCGGCCGCCCGAGGGCGCATTCACCGTCGGCTGA